TGCAGCGGTATCATCGCTTGAACACTCCCGTGTGGCCGCGCGTCTGGACGACCTCGGCGTTGGCGAGGTCGGCGAGTTCCTCGGCCAGTTCCTCGGTCGTCGTCCCGCCACGCGATGACCGCAGGAACTTGACTTTCACCAGATCAGTGTTGTCGAGCTGGTCGGACAGTTCGTCGGCGACGGATTCGACGCCGCCTTTACCGACCCGGAGTGTCGCGTCCAGGTCGTGAATCTTGCGCTGTTGATCAGCGTCTGTCATGTACTCGTTCATCTCTCGGGGACGGTTTAGAGTCTTCGGCCCAAAGAGTTAGGGCGATTTCTTTACTCCTACTGTTCAGTCGTACCGATAGCGAGCCTGCGCGCCGCAGTCACACGTCACGACGACGTGACCGTCCTGAGTGCGGATGCGGGCGTTCTTTCCCGGGATGAAATAGGCGTCGCAGGCGTCGCAGGTGAACCGATCGAATTTTTTGGGGAGCGAGAGCCGGTTGCGCTCGGCGACCCGCCGGGCG
The Halapricum salinum genome window above contains:
- a CDS encoding YhbY family RNA-binding protein encodes the protein MTDADQQRKIHDLDATLRVGKGGVESVADELSDQLDNTDLVKVKFLRSSRGGTTTEELAEELADLANAEVVQTRGHTGVFKR
- a CDS encoding ribonuclease P protein component 4, translated to MGSSETIARERIEVLHERAAAAAREGNHDRAREYVRRARRVAERNRLSLPKKFDRFTCDACDAYFIPGKNARIRTQDGHVVVTCDCGAQARYRYD